The following are from one region of the Rhinoraja longicauda isolate Sanriku21f chromosome 11, sRhiLon1.1, whole genome shotgun sequence genome:
- the dusp12 gene encoding dual specificity protein phosphatase 12 — MMIAVRSGLFLGAAGDVAQPRSLPERGISHVLTVDSQEPPPLGDVCAKFVQALDDPCTDLLSLLDECVGFVQQGAAGGAVLVHCHAGVSRSAAVVTAYIMKTDNLSFEEAYSKLKAIKPDVRINDEFVKQLKLYEVMGCKVDLTSADYKQYRLQKVTEKYPELQNLPKELFALDPMSLGETSEAIYRCRKCRRGLFRGSSNLTHVPGTGPAAFGRKRLTQTGRGDQTKCTSYFIEPVQWMEPSLLGVLDGQLLCPKCNCKLGSFNWYGDQCSCGRWVTPAFQIHKNRVDEMKHLNLASVENVIS; from the exons ATGATGATCGCGGTGAGGAGCGGCCTGTTCCTGGGGGCAGCCGGCGACGTGGCGCAGCCTCGCAGTCTCCCGGAGCGCGGCATCTCCCACGTCCTCACCGTGGACTCGCAGGAACCGCCGCCTCTCGGGGACGTTTGCGCGAAGTTCGTGCAGGCGCTGGACGATCCGTGCACCGACCTGCTCAGCCTCCTGGACGAGTGCGTGGGCTTCGTGCAGCAAGGGGCGGCGGGCGGCGCCGTGCTGGTGCACTG TCATGCAGGAGTCAGCAGAAGTGCCGCTGTGGTAACTGCTTATATCATGAAAACTGATAACCTGAGTTTTGAAGAGGCATATAGTAAACTTAAAGCCATTAAACCAGATGTCAG GATAAATGATGAGTTTGTGAAGCAGCTAAAACTGTATGAAGTAATGGGCTGCAAAGTGGATTTAACAAGTGCTGATTACAAACAATATCGACTTCAGAAAGTCACTGAGAAGTACCCAG AACTCCAGAATTTACCAAAGGAATTATTTGCATTGGATCCCATGAGCCTGGGGGAAACCAGCGAAGCAATCTACAGGTGCAGAAAATGTAG GCGTGGTTTATTTCGTGGCTCAAGTAATTTGACTCATGTACCTGGAACTGGACCGGCAGCTTTTGGTCGCAAGAGATTGACTCAAACCGGACGTGGTGATCAGACTAAATGTACATCCTATTTCATTGAACCAGTGCAATGGATGGAGCCTTCACTACTTGGTGTTTTGGATGGACAG TTGCTTTGCCCAAAATGCAACTGCAAGTTGGGATCTTTTAACTGGTACGGTGATCAGTGTTCCTGTGGACGTTGGGTGACTCCTGCTTTCCAGATACACAAGAATCGAGTTGATGAAATGAAACATTTAAATCTCGCCAGTGTTGAAAATGTAATTAGTTGA